In a single window of the Pocillopora verrucosa isolate sample1 chromosome 4, ASM3666991v2, whole genome shotgun sequence genome:
- the LOC131785353 gene encoding general transcription factor 3C polypeptide 5-like has product MAESVGISENPATGDLSSSNNGQITVNQVKFVGIEYPGFIKDENHMLETLGGEEAVSRTYSIPTRRLELSFRPEDPYAHSLCGDRYATANLLLRVKRRKKKQQRGNGETEVVKYEQEILGIVGNSFKFEVMADFQYLVPDLPDVLKQVTDGAVLNQDVPYHLQPPVFTRFDHPINYNYNAESAPRGNKTDQGNEKDEESLVGTRARSRRPVYAIAINFNTHEVPTAANPKAEEIANRPKDGLVDVTKKLFANRPIWSRSALQCHITSASQERLKQLLACTAYYWLNGPWRTLWTRIGYDPRKDPSAKIYQMLDFRVGSRKGAKNLPIKAKRSLSKYVLPNLVRRTNSVQGTLAKEVVMVDSEKKAEEKQNQEPDLPYVFTPNKMPIQKQLFYQVCDLHDPEIQRLLSRNDGQEEECHERDGWCLPGTSDQIRSILYQRTTELAERLKQEQLGDGTEASASQLELIGEEWAGHEGVQNYLQMLEQDDDIEAYDIFDDYGEGDD; this is encoded by the exons atggcggaaagcGTAGGAATCTCAGAGAACCCTGCAACTGGAGATCTTTCTTCCTCAAACAATGGGCAGATCACAGTAAATCAAGTCAAATTCGTCGGAATAGAATATCCAGGTTTTATAAAAGATGAAAATCACATGCTTGAAACCCTAGGAGGTGAGGAAGCAGTGTCAAGGACTTACTCAATTCCTACGCGACGATTAGAATTGTCATTTCGTCCTGAAGATCCTTACGCTCATTCATTGTGTGGTGATCGGTATGCTACTGCAAACTTACTACTGAGAGTGAAACGGCGAAAGAAAAAGCAACAACGAGGAAACGGTGAGACGGAAGTAGTGAAATATGAACAGGAGATATTGGGGATAGTTGGAAATTCATTCAA GTTTGAAGTTATGGCTGATTTTCAATACCTTGTTCCTGACTTGCCTGATGTCTTGAAACAAGTCACTGATGGAGCTGTATTAAATCAAGATGTCCCTTATCATTTACAACCTCCAGTGTTTACAAGGTTTGATCATCCAATAAACTACAACTACAATGCAGAGTCTGCACCACGAGGCAATAAAACTGatcaaggaaatgaaaaggatGAAGAAAG CTTGGTTGGAACAAGAGCGAGAAGTAGAAGACCAGTTTATGCAATTGCCATCAATTTTAATACCCATGAAGTTCCCACTGCTGCAAATCCTAAAGCAGAAGAAATTGCAAATCGGCCAAAAGATGGTCTTGTGGATGTCACAAAGAAACTGTTTGCCAACAGGCCTATTTGGTCCCGCTCAGCATTACAATGCCACATAACAAGTGCATCACAAGAAAGACTAAAACAACTGCTGGCCTGCACAGCTTATTATTGGCTTAATGGACCATGGAGGACTTTGTGGACGCGAATTGGATATGATCCACGGAAAGACCCCAGTGCCAAAAT TTATCAGATGCTTGACTTCCGTGTTGGTAGCAGGAAAGGGGCTAAAAATCTTCCAATCAAAGCAAAGAGAAGTTTAAGCAAATATGTTCTTCCAAATTTGGTCAGAAGAACTAACAGCGTGCAGGGAACTTTGGCTAAAGAAGTTGTTATGGTGGACAGTGAGAAAAAAGCAGAGGAGAAGCAAAATCAAGAACCAGATTTACCATATGTCTTTACTCCTAACAAAATGCCGATACAGAAACAGCTGTTTTATCAAGTATGTGACCTTCATGACCCAGAGATTCAAAGACTCCTCAGCAGAAATGATGGCCAG GAAGAGGAGTGTCACGAGCGTGATGGTTGGTGTTTACCAGGCACAAGTGATCAGATCAGATCCATTCTTTACCAACGGACTACTGAACTAGCTGAGAGACTTAAACAGGAACAGCTGGGGGACGGAACGGAGGCATCGGCTTCTCAATTAGAACTCATAGGAGAGGAGTGGGCAGGACACGAAGGCGTTCAAAACTACTTGCAAATGCTTGAACAGGACGATGATATTGAGGCGTACGATATTTTTGATGACTATGGTGAAGGAGACGATTAA
- the LOC131785295 gene encoding queuine tRNA-ribosyltransferase catalytic subunit 1-like: MADEKCLETCALSYKVIAECSTTKARTAILTLPHYEVKTPVFMPVGTQGTMKGLTSKQLTELDCQIILGNTYHLGMRPGTEILEKAGGLHGFMNWKRALLTDSGGFQMVSLLKLAEITEEGVKFQSPHDGKEMLLTPEKSTEIQNSIGADIIMQLDDVVSSTTTGPRVEEAMLRSIRWLDRCISAHAKPTQQNLFAIIQGGLDPELRKTCIREMVKRNTPGIAIGGLSGGEEKSLFWKTVTLCTDHLPKSKPRYLMGVGYAVDLVVCCALGVDMFDCVYPTRTARFGTALVPWGQLHLKNKQYATDFEPIDRDCRCLACKHHTRAYINSLLGREEVACHLLTIHNIYYQMKLMHDIRGSIKEDKFPEFVHKFMKRMFPDEIFPVWAKEALASVNIFLKTQEIIKSKEDKVWNQNDSASSGECDSSTLNL; encoded by the exons ATGGCGGACGAGAAGTGCCTTGAAACGTGTGCCTTGAGTTACAAAGTTATAGCAGAATGCTCCACAACAAAGGCTCGAACTGCTATTCTAACTTTGCCACATTATGAAGTAAAAACTCCAGTATTTATGCCTGTAGGAACTCAGGGAACAATGAAGGGTTTGACCTCTAAACAACTTACAGAGCTGGACTGTCAGATTATTCTTGGGAACACGTACCACCTTGGAATGAGACCG GGCACAGAGATATTGGAAAAAGCCGGGGGACTACATGGATTTATGAATTGGAAGAGAGCCTTATTAACG GACAGTGGTGGATTTCAGATGGTATCTTTATTGAAATTAGCTGAAATTACTGAG gaaGGTGTTAAGTTCCAGTCTCCCCATGATGGTAAAGAAATGCTACTTACCCCTGAGAAGTCAACTGAGATCCAGAATTCCATAGGAGCTGATATCATAATGCAGCTGGATGATGTGGTCAGCAGTACTACAACAG GTCCAAGAGTTGAAGAGGCCATGTTGCGCTCAATCCGATGGTTGGACAGATGTATATCAGCCCATGCTAAGCCAACACAGCAAAACCTTTTTGCAATAATACAGGGAGGATTAGATCCAGAACTTAGAAAGACTTGTATAAGAG AGATGGTTAAACGTAACACACCTGGTATTGCCATTGGTGGCCTTAGTGGTGGAGAAGAGAAGtctttattttggaaaactgttACACTGTGCACAGATCATCTACCAAAGAGCAAACCAAGATATCTTATGGGTGTAGG CTATGCTGTGGATCTTGTAGTTTGCTGTGCTTTGGGAGTTGACATGTTTGACTGTGTCTATCCAACCAGAACAGCA AGATTTGGCACAGCCCTGGTACCTTGGGGTCAACTTCACTTAAAGAATAAACAATATGCAACAGACTTTGAACCTATTGACAGAGACTGCAGATGCTTGGCTTGTAAACATCACACCAGGGCTTACATCAACTCTTTGCTAGGCAGAGAAGAGGTTGCTTGTCATTTGTTGACAATTCATAACATTTATTATCAG ATGAAGTTGATGCATGATATAAGAGGAAGTATCAAGGAGGACAAATTTCCTGAATTTGTGCACAAATTTATGAAAAGGATGTTTCCAGATGAAATTTTTCCTGTCTGGGccaaagaagctcttgcttCTGTCAATATCTTCTTGAAAACTCAGGAAATCATCAAAAGTAAAGAAGATAAAGTGTGGAATCAAAATGACTCTGCCTCTTCTGGTGAATGTGATTCGTCAacattaaatctttaa